One genomic segment of Microcella indica includes these proteins:
- a CDS encoding response regulator, which translates to MAATDTPIRLALVDDHRMLLGALTEWIRQAADDIDMVAAVATWPDLLSHPAFPVDVVLLDLDLKDNIPVSLKIQTLKSTGVRVVLMSTYSEPNVVREALNAGALGYLVKSEDAGMIVEAIRAAHAGESFISAELDLALNAADVGGSPRLSAQERRVMALYGAGEPVKSVAYQLGISEETAKSYLKRIREKYRIAGIDVGTKVGLRKQAINDGILVDAPGGGGGL; encoded by the coding sequence ATGGCAGCGACGGACACCCCCATTCGACTGGCTCTGGTCGACGACCACCGCATGCTGCTCGGGGCACTCACCGAGTGGATTCGCCAGGCAGCCGACGACATCGACATGGTCGCCGCGGTCGCCACATGGCCTGACCTGCTCTCGCACCCGGCCTTCCCCGTCGACGTCGTGCTGCTCGACCTCGACCTCAAAGACAATATCCCCGTCTCGCTGAAGATTCAGACCCTCAAGTCGACGGGCGTGCGCGTCGTGCTCATGAGCACCTACAGCGAGCCCAACGTCGTGCGCGAGGCCCTCAATGCCGGTGCGCTCGGCTACCTCGTCAAGAGCGAGGACGCGGGCATGATCGTCGAGGCGATCCGCGCCGCGCATGCGGGCGAGTCGTTCATCTCCGCCGAGCTCGACCTCGCGCTCAACGCCGCCGACGTCGGCGGGTCTCCGCGCCTGAGCGCGCAGGAACGCCGTGTGATGGCCCTGTACGGCGCCGGGGAACCGGTCAAGTCGGTCGCGTACCAGCTCGGCATCTCGGAAGAGACGGCGAAGAGCTACCTCAAGCGCATCCGCGAGAAGTACCGCATCGCGGGCATCGACGTCGGCACCAAGGTGGGCTTGCGCAAGCAGGCGATCAACGACGGCATTCTCGTCGACGCCCCGGGCGGAGGCGGCGGGCTCTAG